One Trichoderma atroviride chromosome 7, complete sequence DNA segment encodes these proteins:
- a CDS encoding uncharacterized protein (EggNog:ENOG41), with protein MTRATFADSAETYQATLRSLFSGKPEETETDLAKIFTPSFQFDAVDEHHDFNGFVAHMRRLREMNLVVELTTVQFLRDGNQLAERHASKTTLQDGTGLPAETFMFAEVAEDGRIEWIKEVVVRSKN; from the coding sequence ATGACTCGAGCTACCTTTGCCGACAGCGCTGAAACATATCAAGCGACCCTCAGGAGCCTCTTTTCTGGGAAGCCTGAAGAAACCGAAACTGATTTGGCAAAAATTTTCACCCCTTCGTTTCAATTCGACGCTGTAGACGAACATCACGACTTTAATGGCTTTGTAGCGCATATGCGCCGCTTGCGCGAAATGAATCTAGTTGTCGAGCTCACGACGGTGCAATTTCTGCGTGATGGAAACCAGCTTGCGGAGCGGCACGCATCGAAGACGACGTTGCAGGATGGAACTGGGCTGCCTGCCGAGACTTTTATGTTTGCGGAGGTTGCGGAAGATGGGAGGATTGAGTGGATCAAGGAAGTGGTTGTGAGATCGAAGAATTGA
- a CDS encoding uncharacterized protein (EggNog:ENOG41~TransMembrane:1 (o575-593i)), giving the protein MDGYTISVADTGAQPSTPSRQTSRDLRDSKRMRVTRACDRCKKRKIRCTGLQPCRLCIEANTNCTYDAAYTRGRHGAVVPRRSSRASPPSQPSQHSSQHERQTSDSVRWHAANQQSPVPSGRHQRLNDEPPEPYPALGDPTQPGTEPLSRASPEPVQTDLEGHYVGPSSGVSFLLRIQKRLDQFVSFPQGSSIFTFGDVPLPYLDSLQNEAPYFDPTLYMMLSRSETTRLVQRYFDFAVPVDRFLHQQTVEMWLEELYETKGKMHNREDASIRKAVLFMVFALAQAHMSQRPTSDDADVSVRYFLAAHQLLSSEKGAIRLESIQARLLQCLWLLSESRINHCWNLFGTAARLAYAIGLHRKRHADRIDRIEVECRRRTFWSAYALDNYLSMALGRPRTFHDDDIDQELPSCVDDHQIYADHVNQDSTLGQSVMLGPVAYAKMSRILSMILRNVYSIHATSRDDKHAFATIHTKELVEWRENVAHFLDPVTHMPLIPIFQRQKNVLNLAYWHTMILTHRPFLLRNFANLQNGSRPRRDDREFESRIEQSVNECLQAATNITRTVNDMYQGGQLFRAYWFTSYFAFSAAVILYVYTIQKSNEPEEIYSGYLSAATRCQDQLSNLAEDGSLVARYCLVLEELRLEALRQTKQGRNYARSPTQKQVASLPNNTNGTDAFETAGDGIGVADLGAGMTDMGGIGDIYVTPTDSLAEMTGWAQFDAMVSVSMDGFSLNI; this is encoded by the exons ATGGACGGGTACACGATATCCGTTGCCGATACGGGCGCACAACCGTCAACGCCTTCGCGGCAGACGAGCAGAGACCTCAGAGACTCGAAGCGGATGCGGGTGACGCGCGCCTGCGATAGGTGCAAGAA GAGGAAGATTCGCTGTACTGGATTGCAGCCCTGTCGGCTGTGCATTGAGGCCAATACAAACTGCACATACGACGCTGCATACACTCGGGGGAGGCACGGCGCGGTGGTGCCTCGTAGAAGCAGCCGCGCCTCTCCGCCATCACAGCCGTCACAACACAGCAGCCAGCATGAGCGCCAGACGTCGGACTCGGTGCGCTGGCATGCTGCTAACCAGCAGAGTCCTGTGCCATCCGGCCGACATCAGCGCCTCAATGACGAGCCTCCGGAGCCTTATCCAGCCCTCGGAGACCCCACACAGCCCGGGACTGAGCCGTTATCTCGGGCCTCTCCTGAGCCTGTGCAGACCGATCTTGAGGGCCACTACGTCGGCCCATCCTCCGGAGTCTCGTTTCTGCTCAGGATTCAAAAGAGGCTAGATCAGTTTGTGTCATTCCCGCAAGGatcctccatcttcacctTTGGCGACGTGCCGCTGCCGTACCTGGACTCGCTGCAGAATGAGGCGCCGTACTTTGATCCGACGCTCTACATGATGTTGTCCAGAAGCGAGACTACGCGCCTTGTTCAGAGGTATTTCGACTTTGCCGTGCCTGTCGACAGATTTCTTCACCAGCAGACCGTTGAGATGTGGCTTGAGGAGCTGTATGAGACCAAGGGGAAGATGCATAACAGAGAGGATGCGTCCATCCGGAAAGCCGTCTTGTTCATGGTATTTGCGCTTGCTCAGGCGCATATGAGCCAGAGACCAACATCTGATGACGCTGATGTGAG TGTCCGGTATTTTCTTGCAGCACACCAGCTTCTATCGAGTGAGAAAGGAGCTATCCGTCTGGAGAGCATTCAGGCCCGACTGCTGCAATGCCTCTGGCTGTTATCAGAGTCACGAATCAACCATTGCTGGAACCTCTTTGGAACCGCTGCGCGCCTTGCATATGCCATTGGCCTACACCGGAAGCGGCATGCTGATCGTATCGACCGCATCGAGGTAGAATGCCGGAGAAGGACATTTTGGAGTGCTTATGCTTTAGACAACTACCTCAGCATGGCATTGGGAAGGCCGCGCACGTTTCATGATGATGACATTGATCAAGAGCTTCCATCTTGTGTAGACGATCACCAGATTTATGCCGATCACGTCAACCAAGACAGCACCCTCGGACAATCGGTAATGTTGGGGCCGGTGGCCTATGCCAA GATGTCTCGAATTCTGAGCATGATTCTTCGGAACGTCTACTCCATTCACGCAACGTCGCGTGATGACAAACACGCATTTGCGACCATACATACCAAGGAGCTTGTTGAGTGGCGAGAAAACGTTGCTCATTTTCTCGATCCCGTGACCCATATGCCTCTGATACCCATCTTCCAGCGCCAGAAGAATGTCCTCAATCTGGCATACTGGCATACTATGATCCTCACTCATCGACCCTTTCTCTTGCGAAACTTTGCAAATCTGCAGAATGGCAGCAGGCCAAGACGTGACGATCGCGAGTTCGAATCTCGCATCGAGCAAAGTGTCAATGAATGTCTGCAGGCGGCTACGAATATCACCAGAACGGTTAACGATATGTACCAAGGAGGACAGCTTTTCCGAGCATATTGG TTCACATCATATTTCGCCTTTTCAGCTGCAGTCATACTGTATGTTTACACAATTCAGAAAAGCAATGAGCCCGAGGAAATATATAGTGGCTACCTCTCGGCTGCAACTCGGTGCCAAGATCAGCTCTCTAATCTCGCAGAAGACGGATCTTTAGTCGCGAGATACTGTTTggtgctggaagagctgcgCCTCGAAGCCCTAAGGCAAACAAAGCAAGGCCGAAACTATGCACGATCGCCAACACAGAAACAAGTCGCCTCGTTACCGAATAACACGAATGGCACTGACGCATTTGAAACTGCCGGTGACGGGATAGGCGTGGCGGACCTCGGAGCCGGTATGACGGATATGGGTGGCATTGGCGATATATACGTGACGCCCACCGACTCTCTCGCCGAGATGACTGGGTGGGCTCAGTTTGATGCCATGGTCAGTGTTTCGATGGATGGATTCTCACTGAATATTTAA